The proteins below come from a single Procambarus clarkii isolate CNS0578487 chromosome 54, FALCON_Pclarkii_2.0, whole genome shotgun sequence genomic window:
- the LOC138352751 gene encoding keratin-associated protein 12-1-like: MCSSSTHQVAEKPHPVEEEVQRVPALSTVLSTCQGVSTVLSTCQGVSTVLSTCQGVSTELNTCQGVSTELNTCQVVSTVLSTCQGVSTVLNTCQGVSTELNTCQGVSTVLSTCQGVSTVLSTCQGVSTVLNTCQGVNTYTCDTYTCLTYTCGPYTCLTYTCGPYTCLTYTCLTYTCGPYTCGPYTCGPYTCGTSPVKKRNIAINKTIRLNQANIHGYF; this comes from the coding sequence ATGTGCAGTTCCAGCACACACCAGGTGGCGGAAAAGCCACATCCGGTGGAGGAAGAAGTGCAGCGTGTCCCCGCACTGAGCACGGTGCTCAGCACTTGTCAGGGAGTGAGCACGGTGCTCAGCACTTGTCAGGGAGTGAGCACGGTGCTCAGCACTTGTCAGGGAGTGAGCACGGAGCTCAACACTTGTCAGGGAGTGAGCACGGAGCTCAACACTTGTCAGGTAGTGAGCACGGTGCTCAGCACTTGTCAGGGAGTGAGCACGGTGCTCAACACTTGTCAGGGAGTGAGCACGGAGCTCAACACTTGTCAGGGAGTGAGCACGGTGCTCAGTACTTGTCAGGGAGTGAGCACGGTGCTCAGTACTTGTCAGGGAGTGAGCACGGTGCTCAACACTTGTCAGGGAGTGAACACCTACACCTGCGACacctacacctgcctcacctaCACCTGCGGcccctacacctgcctcacctaCACCTGCGGcccctacacctgcctcacctacacctgcctcacctaCACCTGCGGCCCCTACACCTGCGGCCCCTACACCTGCGGCCCCTACACCTGCGGCACCTCACCTGTAAAGAAAAGAAACATCGCCATTAACAAAACAATTAGGCTAAACCAAGCAAATATACATGGTTATTTTTGA